Within the Borrelia miyamotoi genome, the region CTTTAAAGCCCCCTCTTTAAGAACTAAAAAGATGTCACCTCTCTTTACATCATTTAAATGACCAAGGTTCATCAGAACATCATCTTTATTAATCTTAAGTATTTGTCCCCTTTTAGGTAAATAATCATTAAAATCCTTATAAAAAGAAGTTAAAATATCGCTTAAATATAGAACTCCTGCAGAATTATAGTTAAAAGTTTGAACCTTAACTCCCGTTTTACCTGAAAAAACATCTACCTTTAAACTAGCTGAATTTTTAAAAACATCTACATCAAGATCGAACATTAAAAATAAATCAAGATTATTATTTCTTGCATAAGAGAATTCTTCAGAAAAACTACTTACCAAATAATCCTTATTTTTATCATAATCAAACCTATAATTAACTACTTCCATATTTAGATCTCGATCGAGTATCCGCTCAGCATATCTTAAAATCAGATCATTTGCACCAAAAACTTTGTTCTCATTTTGAGTAAAAATACCTATCTTATAAACTGTTTGATTATCATAAAGCTTGTTTAAATCACTAATGGTCTTATAACCATATCTAAAAAACAAAGAACTTCGAATATCAAATGCAACTATATCATAAAAATCCAAAATCTTAGTATCTGTGCTCTTCCTCTGCTCTACTAAATAATAAAGTTCCTCATAAGCCATCATATCCAACTTCATAAACTTATAGATTTTCGCAAGTAAAAACCTAGCACTATCATTATCAGGATAAATATCAATAGCATTCTTTACATTAAATATTGCCCTATCTAAACTCAAATTCTTAAAAGCCTTAACTCCCTCATTTTCATATCTCTTAGAAATCTCGATGTTAGTACCAATACTTTTTTGAAGAGAACTCCTAAAATTAGAAACAAAAAAGCTTTCCTCAAGAGCTATATTATAAAACTCTAAGTCCTTTTTCATATCCTTGGCCCTTTCCAAGTTTAAAACAGCTTTACTAACTTCCCCAAGCTTCAAATAAGAATAACCAAGCAAATAATAAAGCTCAGCAGAATCTTGATCAACAAATAGTGCCTTTTGAAGAGCAGCAGAAGCATCTTCATATTTAGACTGATACAAATAAACAAGAGCAAGTAAACGGTAAGCATCAACAAGTCCAAGGTCTTTATAAGTAGTTTTCACTAACATTAAGTAATTTTGAGCATATTTCTCAGCAACCCCTAAACTATTAGTCTTAATAGAAAATTCTGTTACCTTTTTATGAAAACTTGGAAAAGAAATAAAATTGCTTCTAACTTTGTTTATTAAATACTGAGCCTTATTATTCATATTTAATTTCTCATAAATATTCATAAGATGCTCAAATGCATTATAATTCGATTGATCATACTCAAGAATAGATAGATAATAATTAGCAGCTGCGACAAGTAAACCTTCTTCCTCAAAGATTGTAGCAAGTCCCACCAAAGCATCAATATTATTTTTTTGAGTAGAAAGAACTTCCGAATAAAATTTTTTAGCCTGTTCTATCCCATTATTCTTAAGCAAGATATTTGCATAAAGAATCTTATATTCGGTATCACCATTTGACATTTTATAGGCTTTCTCTATGAAAAATTGAGCCTGATTATATATCTTCAATAAATAATAAATTTTTGCAATAAATTTATATGCTTCATAATAATTAGGATTAATCTTCACAGCTTCAAGAAGCTCATCGATAGCATCATAATACTTTTGCATAAGATAATATGTTTGTGCTTTTTGATAATATTCGATTGCAGTTGTAGTAGCACCTATTAAACTACCAAAATTTAAATTGAAAACCAACAATATTGCTAAAAATCTCCTTAAATTCATAAACCTTCCTTCTGGGAAATTTTTATTACTTTAATGTTTCTCTGATGCATATTCTTAATAGTAAACGTTAAATTATTATATTCTATCTTTTCATTTTTTAAAGGAATTCTTCCAAATAAATCGTAAACAAACCCCCCAAGAGTATCAAAGTCCCCATCTGGAAGACTTAATCCAAGCGCCTCATTTAAATCTTCAATCAAAACTCTAGCAGTACAAAGATAACTTCCATCATCAAGAGGCACTATTTCATCTAGCTCATTATCAAATTCGTCCTGAATATCCCCCACAATTTCTTCAAGAATATCTTCAAGTGTAACAAGTCCTGAAACCCCGCCATATTCATCAACCACAATAGCAATATGAATATGACTCTCTTGAAACTCTTTTAAAAGTGAATCAATCTTTTTACTCTCAGGAACGAACATAACTTTTCGCATAATATCTTTTAGATCTATGTCATAAAAATCTCTTTTACACATATGGAAAAGTATGTCTTTTGTATGAATTATTCCAATAATATCATCTATTGTTTCCCTATAAACGGGAAATCTTGAATGATTACTAGATGTTACAACCCTTAAAATCTCATCCTTGCTTCCAGAATAATCAACAAAAACTACACTTATTCTTGGAATCATAATTTCTTTCACAATTGTTTCCTTAAGAGAATTAAAATTTTTCAGCAAAGAAGTCTCAAATCTTGACTTGCCCTCAATATCTTTACACTCACCAACTTTTATTTTTTTATTTTTAAAATTCAAAAACTTGAACATCAAAATACCTTTCCGATTTCTCTTAAAACTTTTTCTTGAATAATTAACATCTCTTCACTTTGAAAGTCGTTTGTTTCATGAGTATATCCTATTAAATGCAAAATACCATGGATAGTAGTTCTTTGAAGCTCATCGTAGATTTCAACATTAAATTCTAAAGAATTAAACTCTAAGTATTCAAGAGATATTATAAGATCACCTTGTATTTTATGACTTATCCGCCCACTTTCCTCAAGATAACTAAAAGAAAGAACATCAGTAGGTTCAAATTTTTTTCTAAATTTACTATTTAACTTTTGAATGTACGTATTGTTACAAAGGACAACAGCAATCTCATATTCTTTAATGCAAAGAAAACCCAGAACAGATAAAATAAAATTATAATAAGCATCCAAATGCTTAAATTTAACACCCTCTGTCCATAAGTTTAAATCTTGTTTTGCCAATTCACTATATCCTAGAATAATTATAACTTAAAAAGAATATTATATAAACAGACAAGATTTTAATCTTTTTATTAAAATCTCTTAAAAATACTAAATTTTAAACAAATCTTTCATTGTCTCTTCAAAAGAATCTTTTTGAATAAAACCAACAGAAACTTTTGGCTTTTCTCCAATAGGAATAAAAAGAATAGTAGGCAGACTTTGAACACCAAGTGCCATAGAAATTTCATGCTCCTTATCAGTATTTACTTTGTAAAAATCAATTTTATCTCCATATTCTTTTGAAAGCTCATCATAAATCGGAACAAGCATTTTACATGGACCACACCAATCAGCATAAAAATCAATCACTGCAGGTTTACCTCCCTTAAAGCTCCATTCTTTATTGTTTTGATAATCAAAAACCCTATCAATAAATTCCTGCTTAGTTAAACTAACTACCATATTTTC harbors:
- the ybeY gene encoding rRNA maturation RNase YbeY; amino-acid sequence: MAKQDLNLWTEGVKFKHLDAYYNFILSVLGFLCIKEYEIAVVLCNNTYIQKLNSKFRKKFEPTDVLSFSYLEESGRISHKIQGDLIISLEYLEFNSLEFNVEIYDELQRTTIHGILHLIGYTHETNDFQSEEMLIIQEKVLREIGKVF
- the trxA gene encoding thioredoxin gives rise to the protein MVVSLTKQEFIDRVFDYQNNKEWSFKGGKPAVIDFYADWCGPCKMLVPIYDELSKEYGDKIDFYKVNTDKEHEISMALGVQSLPTILFIPIGEKPKVSVGFIQKDSFEETMKDLFKI
- a CDS encoding hemolysin family protein; its protein translation is MFKFLNFKNKKIKVGECKDIEGKSRFETSLLKNFNSLKETIVKEIMIPRISVVFVDYSGSKDEILRVVTSSNHSRFPVYRETIDDIIGIIHTKDILFHMCKRDFYDIDLKDIMRKVMFVPESKKIDSLLKEFQESHIHIAIVVDEYGGVSGLVTLEDILEEIVGDIQDEFDNELDEIVPLDDGSYLCTARVLIEDLNEALGLSLPDGDFDTLGGFVYDLFGRIPLKNEKIEYNNLTFTIKNMHQRNIKVIKISQKEGL
- a CDS encoding tetratricopeptide repeat protein, with translation MNLRRFLAILLVFNLNFGSLIGATTTAIEYYQKAQTYYLMQKYYDAIDELLEAVKINPNYYEAYKFIAKIYYLLKIYNQAQFFIEKAYKMSNGDTEYKILYANILLKNNGIEQAKKFYSEVLSTQKNNIDALVGLATIFEEEGLLVAAANYYLSILEYDQSNYNAFEHLMNIYEKLNMNNKAQYLINKVRSNFISFPSFHKKVTEFSIKTNSLGVAEKYAQNYLMLVKTTYKDLGLVDAYRLLALVYLYQSKYEDASAALQKALFVDQDSAELYYLLGYSYLKLGEVSKAVLNLERAKDMKKDLEFYNIALEESFFVSNFRSSLQKSIGTNIEISKRYENEGVKAFKNLSLDRAIFNVKNAIDIYPDNDSARFLLAKIYKFMKLDMMAYEELYYLVEQRKSTDTKILDFYDIVAFDIRSSLFFRYGYKTISDLNKLYDNQTVYKIGIFTQNENKVFGANDLILRYAERILDRDLNMEVVNYRFDYDKNKDYLVSSFSEEFSYARNNNLDLFLMFDLDVDVFKNSASLKVDVFSGKTGVKVQTFNYNSAGVLYLSDILTSFYKDFNDYLPKRGQILKINKDDVLMNLGHLNDVKRGDIFLVLKEGALKYNSDSSSFISYSKSDILGEIFVEEVGDYISRGILRSPALLRDYIQEGYTVFIKK